A single Amia ocellicauda isolate fAmiCal2 chromosome 9, fAmiCal2.hap1, whole genome shotgun sequence DNA region contains:
- the tas2r202 gene encoding taste receptor, type 2, member 202 — MSLNDTKYSIWVLTSIMAFLTIFFNVYIVLTNLKIYRKNGHLLPCEIIITTLCFCNGAHQLACYLWMTLDNLDIVCILNDLVYSLLIVVIYSLKFSIVWTTAFLSFFYSTKLVIEPIHCYTRIQEGFLKHTTTVSLAILLVGFGTCMPMVSVLVINNTTHGNMDCGILVPVTTSGYIYMGYYLIMSDLVPGLLVIKSSISIVIHLGIHLYHMKASTNGFHGPKLGSEMRVIRMTLGLVAVFFCFVAMDLYMHYRNVMFHNAMLYLTGLFTSVYTAASSLILLYSKKSNWKELLHIYNQFLDEYPCLACLKVPEGKRKDTAEDKH; from the coding sequence ATGTCATTGAATGACACAAAATACTCCATCTGGGTACTGACCAGCATCATGGCCTTTTTGACAATCTTCTTCAACGTCTATATCGTGCTGACCAACCTGAAGATCTACCGCAAGAATGGCCACTTGCTGCCCTGCGAGATCATCATCACCACGCTGTGCTTCTGCAACGGCGCCCACCAGCTGGCCTGCTACCTGTGGATGACCCTGGACAATCTGGACATCGTCTGCATCCTGAATGATCTCGTCTATTCCCTCCTCATTGTGGTCATCTACAGCCTTAAGTTCTCCATCGTGTGGACCACCGCCTTCCTGTCCTTCTTCTACAGCACCAAGCTGGTGATCGAGCCCATCCACTGCTACACCAGGATCCAGGAGGGGTTCCTCAAGCACACCACCACCGTGTCCCTGGCCATCCTCCTGGTGGGCTTCGGGACCTGCATGCCCATGGTCTCAGTGTTGGTCATCAACAATACCACACACGGCAACATGGACTGCGGCATCCTGGTCCCCGTGACCACTTCAGGCTACATCTACATGGGCTACTACCTAATTATGTCCGACCTCGTCCCCGGCCTGCTGGTGATCAAGTCCAGCATCTCCATCGTCATCCACCTGGGCATCCACCTGTACCACATGAAGGCCAGCACCAACGGCTTCCATGGCCCCAAGCTGGGCTCGGAGATGAGGGTGATCCGCATGACGCTGGGCCTGGTGGCAGTGTTCTTCTGCTTCGTGGCGATGGACCTGTACATGCACTACCGCAATGTCATGTTCCACAACGCCATGTTGTACCTCACCGGCCTCTTTACCTCGGTCTACACGGCTGCCAGCTCCCTCATCCTGCTCTACAGCAAGAAGAGCAACTGGAAGGAGCTGCTGCACATCTACAACCAGTTCTTAGACGAGTACCCCTGCCTGGCCTGCCTCAAGGTGCCGGAGGGCAAGCGCAAGGACACGGCGGAGGACAAACACTGA
- the ftsj1 gene encoding tRNA (cytidine(32)/guanosine(34)-2'-O)-methyltransferase — translation MGRSSKDKRDIYYRLAKEEGWRARSAFKLLQLDEEFGLFTGVRRAVDLCAAPGSWSQVLSRKLRADEGTSAQVKIVAVDLQAMAPLPGVTQIQGDITKISTAQEIIQHFEGQPADLVVCDGAPDVTGLHDVDEYIQAQLLLAALNITTHVLKPGGNFVAKIFRGKDVTLLYSQLKIFFSGVTCAKPRSSRNSSIEAFVVCQNYSPPEGYVPNMSNPLLDHCYDVDFNQLEGPNRVIVPFLACGDLSAYDSDRTYPLQLDPSKEYRYLPPTQPPIRPPYQEACHLRKHNLLAKEELPSTSLECTSPAPQVSTNQGLGTAMSPPPSSQQTASQDQVAQEAV, via the exons ATGGGTCGCTCCTCCAAGGACAAGCGGGATATTTATTACCGGCTGGCCAAGGAGGAAGGCTGGAGGGCGCGGAGTGCCTTCAAGCTGCTGCAACTGGACGAGGAGTTCGGTCTCTTCACAG gcgtACGCAGGGCTGTGGACCTATGTGCAGCCCCTGGGAGCTGGAGCCAAGTGCTGAGTCGCAAACTACG GGCAGACGAGGGGACGAGCGCGCAGGTGAAGATCGTGGCGGTGGACCTGCAAGCCATGGCCCCTTTGCCCGGAGTCACGCAGATCCAGGGAGACATCACCAAG ATCTCCACGGCCCAGGAGATAATCCAGCACTTCGAGGGACAGCCTGCGGACCTGGTGGTGTGTGACGGCGCCCCCGATG TGACCGGCCTGCATGACGTCGATGAATACATCCAAGCTCAGCTGCTGCTTGCT GCTCTCAACATCACTACCCATGTGCTGAAGCCCGGGGGGAATTTTGTGGCAAAG ATTTTCCGTGGCAAGGATGTGACTCTCCTGTACTCCCAGCTGAAGATCTTCTTCTCCGGGGTCACCTGCGCCAAGCCCCGCAGCAGCCGCAACTCCAGCATCG AGGCATTCGTAGTCTGCCAGAACTACTCTCCTCCTGAAGGATACGTCCCCAACATGTCCAACCCGCTGCTGGACCACTGCTACG ACGTGGACTTCAACCAGCTGGAGGGCCCCAACCGTGTGATTGTTCCCTTCCTGGCCTGCGGAGACCTGAGCGCCTACGATTCGGACCGCACGTATCCCCTGCAG TTGGATCCCAGCAAGGAGTATCGCTACCTGCCCCCCACCCAGCCCCCGATCCGGCCCCCCTACCAAGAGGCCTGTCACCTGCGCAAACATAACCTGCTGGCCAAGGAAGAACTACCCTCCACCTCATTGGAATGCACAAGCCCCGCCCCACAAGTGTCGACCAATCAAGGACTGGGGACAGCTATGTCACCTCCCCCTTCGTCTCAACAAACAGCCAGTCAAGATCAGGTGGCACAGGAAGCAGTGTAA